AGGCAAGAAGGGAGAGGGGCGCTGGCAGCGCATAAGCTGGGATCAGGCATTGGACGAGGTGGCGGAAAAATTGGCCAGCTTGAAAGAGAAGCATGGGGCAGAGACCCTGGCTTTTACCCACGGCACCAAGCGCACCTACCACTGGGACTGCCGGCGCTTCTTCAACCTATTCGGTTCGCCCAACACCTGCGGGGTCAATACCATCTGCATGTGCCCAAGCTACGCCACCGAATATGCCACCTACGGCGGTATGGTCATGGGGAGTGAGGTCATGGGTGCTCGATGTGTGGTTCTGTGGGGCAATAATGCCTCAAATTCCAGCCCGCTGTACCTTTCAGCTCACCTTGCCAAGGCGCGAAAAAATGGCGCTAAGCTGATCGTCATCGACCCGCGCCGGATTAAAGAGGCGGAACAAGCCGACCTCTGGTTGCAGGTTCGACCGGGCACCGATCTGGCGCTAATGCTAGGCTGGATTCGCCTGATTATCGCCGAAGAGCTGTACGACCGAGAATTCGTTGCCAACTGGACGGTTGGCTTCGATGAACTTAAAGCTGCGGTCGAAGCCTACACACCGGAGAAGGTCGCCGAAATCACCTCGGTGTCGGCGGAGTTGATCGTTCAGGCAGCCCGCATGTACGCCACCACCGGGCCGGCCGTCATCCCCTTTGGCTTTGGACTGGACAAGCAAGGTATCAATGCCACTCAGTGCGCACGCGCCCGGGCGATTCTGAGGGCAATTACCGGCAATCTCGAAGTCTCTGGCGGTGAAAACTTCAGCATGACCGGTGAGGTTGGTAAAATCCATGACTGGGAGTACCTAGAGCTCAACGATACTCTGCCAGCCAGCCAGAGGGCCAAGCAGCTCGGTGCGAAGCAATATCCCATCTTCGGTTTCCCCGGTTGGGAAAGAAACTCGGCTGCCAACAAAAAGTTGCCCGAGGGCTATGTCGCTCCACCCGAGGCTTGGCACTCCAACCTGGCCCATGCCCGCGAGGTGATGAATGCTATCATCACCGGCAAACCCTATCCGGTGACCGCGGCAATTACCCTTGCCAACAATCCGCTGCTCGCTCTGCCGAATACCAAACGCGTATTCAAGGCCCTGCAGGCCCTTGAGCTCTATGTGGTGGTCGATTACTTCATGACACCGTCGGCTGCTATGGCGGATTATGTTTTCCCGGCTGCCTCAACGGTTGAGACTCCCGAACTCTGGCTGACCGGAGGTTTCTGTGTTGCCTGTCCACAAGCGATGGAGCCACTTTACGAGCGTCGCAACAGTTATGACTTTTACCGTGGGCTAGCCATGCGTCTCGGGCAAGAACAGTATTGGCCCTGGGAGACTGTGGAGGAGGTCTATGACCACTGCCTGGAACCGCTCGGTCTAAACTTTAAACAGTTACAAAATCAGCCTGGAATTTTTGGTGCGCGGGAATATCGGCGCTATGAGAAATTCGGCTTCGGCACCCCCTCCGGCAAGGTCGAGCTGAAATCTTCAATCTTTGAAGAGCTGGGAAAGGACGCCCTACCGCAGTATCGCGAACCGGTCTGGAGTCCCAAAGCCGATCCGACGCTGACAGAGGAGTATCCGCTGATCCTGATTACCGGCAGCCGCTATATGCCGATATATCACTCCGAGCATCGCCAGATCGAAGCGGCACGTAAAAAGATGCCAGATCCACTGGTCTCAATTCATCCAGTGACAGCCGAAAGGTTGGGCCTGGCCGAAGGCGACTGGGCGGTAATCTCGACCCCGCTTGCCTCGATCCGCCAGCGCGTAAAACTGTCTGACGCCATGGACCCTGCTATGGTTGATATTCAGCACTCCTGGTGGTTCCCGGAGCGTGATCCAAAACTTCCGGAGCTCTTTGGCGTGTTCGAATCGAACGCTAACATGCTCTGCCCGGACGATCCAGAATTCTGCAGTCCGGAAATCGGTAGCTGGCCCCATTCCGCTTTGATGTGTCGGGTTGAGAAGGAGAAGCAATCATGATTGAAAAATCAATTATTGAAGACACCAACACTTTACTGGGATATCTCGGTTTGGATGAAGAGCCCATCGGCGTCTATTACGCTGACACTAAACCAGAAAATGCCTTTGGTCCCAAACCTGGTCCAATCATTACCCGCGAACTGGAAGAACAAGGCCAGATCGACATGCAGGCGGTTTTTCAAAAATTCTCCTGCGTTATCGGAAACATCTGGCTGGCAAGGAAGAAAAAGGGGACTGCCTATATCTCCACTGAAGAGTATGGGTGTCCTGGTGGTTCTTTCTACTGCTCCATGATGAAGCCCAATCTCAGATTCATTGAGCACTATGTAACCACAGGGTTTGAAGGAACCCCCATACATGGTGAGCGTTATTTGCCATCACCTGAGGCTATGAGGAAATTCTTGGATACGGTCAACCCCCGAAAGGCTCCGGCCAAATATTGCCTCTTCAAGCCGTTGTCACTCTTTACCGGCAGTGAGGTGCCTGAGTTTGTGATATTTTTTGCTCGGCCCGAAGTGTTGAGTGGTCTTTTCACCCACACCATGTTTACGACCGGGGAGTTTGACAGTGTCGTTTCGCCATTCGGTGCAGGTTGCACCAACGTTATATCCTGGCCTCTGCATTATCAGGAACGGGGCGTGGAAAAAGCCGTACTGGGCGGTTTTGACCCTTCTGCACGGAAGTATATGAAAACTGATGAACTAACCTTCACAGTCCCTTGGACTCTGTATCAAAAGATGTTGAAGGCCATGCCTGAATCAATTTTTAGTGTTGACGGTGAATGGAAAACCGTACGCAAAAAAATAAATCATAGTGCCAAGACGTGGGGAGAAAACCATTAATTTATATTCGCCAGATTTCTGAGAGTTTTGCCAATACGAGTTTTCTCTACGAAAAGTCCCTTTAACTTTCTGGTCAAAGGGACTTTTCGATTATGCATCTATTTTTAATTGTAATAGCTGCGCCATCTATACAAGAGATGATCCGAGTCAAATATCTGATTATTGTCAATTTGAAGTACACGCCTGCCTGACATCGTTTCACCCGCCTGATCACCGTCAATCTAAAGCCGCCCTTATCATTTGTCTGTCATAACCGAGAAGCTCTCTTGAGTCTATTCTGACACCAGGAGGCAGCATGGCAGGCAAATCTATCGGCTATGTCCGCGTCAGCACCAGCGACCAACATACAGACCGGCAACTGGCCGGACTGGAACTGGACCGCGTTTTCACAGACAGCGCATCAGGTAAAAACACTGATCGGCCACAACTTGGAGCCATGCTTGCCTATGTCCGTGATGGCGACGTAATCCATGTCCACTCTCTTGACCGCCTTGCCAGGAATTTGATCGACCTGCGTCGAGTTGTCAGTGACCTGGTTGAGCGTGGCATCGCAATTCACTTTCATACTGAGAATCTTGTCTTCACTCCAGATGAAACGATCAATCCGATGTCAACGCTGCTGTTGTCCATGCTGGGCGCCGTGGCAGAGTTCGAAAGAAGCCTGATCCGAGAGCGACAGAAAGAAGGCATTGCAGCGGCAAAAACCCGAGGCGTGTATCGTGGGCGTCGGCCCTCTCTGACACCTGATCAGATTGCCGAGATCAAACAGCTGGCCTCAACAGGAGTCCCCAAAGCCAAGCTTGCTCGCCGTTATGACGTGTCGCGTGAAACTATCTATCAGGCCCTCAAATCAGCTCTTTGAATTTTTTTGATGTGTACAGGCGCTGTCGGGGCATGCTGGGCACGCCTTTCGCTACATCCTCCTTATGGCAATGATCCATGACATGCAGATTATGCATAATATCCATGATGACCATAACATTGCCAGATAACCAAATCAGGGAGGAGGTACGATGCAACCAGAGTTGGGTCATGTTGTGATGATTCAAGCAGATCAGGTATTGACTGCAATGCTGCAGATGGGCTGGCAAGTAGGTAACAAGCCGCCCGGCTATGCTGCTATTCAAGCCCGCCTGCGCCAGCTGTTCGGCAACGGCGGAGACGGCAACCGGATGCGTGAACTGCGAGAGGCAGCCATTCGTATGGCAACTGGACAGCCTGCCAGTGATGACGACCTGGGTCATGCCGACTTGCCGCCGCTGCCTGAGGAGATTCAGCAGGAGTTGCAGGCCATGGCAATCGCTTTTGAAGAGCAACTGACACGTCTGGATCATCGCTTGGCTCTATGCCTCGACAGTGCCTTGTCCGATATCAGATCTGAGGCCAGGATCAAGATTAACACGGTCAAACGCGACGCAGAGGAACGCTTGGCAGTTGCACATGAAGAACTCGACCAAGCTTTGACCGACTTACAGGTATCAGGTGCAACCCTCAGCGCTTTACAGGAAGAACTCACGAACACTCGAGAACTCGCTGCCAAAACATCTGGTCGTATCGAGGCCATGGAGCATGAGCAATCTGCCAAGACAGCCCGAATCAGCAGTCTAGAGAATGAACTGACAACGGCACACGCTGAAATAGCTACCTCAACGGGCCGGTTGGAAACTCTGCAGTCCGATCTACAAACAAGGATCAAGCACATAGAGATGCTTGATGCACGCCTGGCTGATGCCAGAGAGTCTGCTACAACGGCCATATCCAGAGCCCAGTCACTTGAAAATGAGATGAAGAGCGGGGCTGAACAGGTGCAATGTCTTCAGGATGAACTTACATCCAACAAGGAGTCATCGGCTAGAAATTCTGGGCGTTTGGAGGTGCTTGAGCAGGAGCTGGCAGCCAAAACAGGCCGTATCATCGACCTGGAGGCCACGTTAACTGAGGCTACCACTGCCATGGCCACCGCCACCGGGAGGGCCGAGGTGTTGGAGCAGGAGTTGACAGCGGCCAGGGCCCATACCAGGAAGGGAGCCAAACCATGAACAGCGAAGGCATGCTCCAAATTCGGTTCTCTGGACAGATCAGTCTGGTCCGGCGTATCTATGACCGGTTGTCAGTCAGGATACCCCGCGGCCCGCGTGGTGGGTTTAGGCATCGTTGCGGCATCAAGGAAAACAGCGACGGTGTGACGGCCAGGCTGTATGTTGATCTCCCGCCTGAGCTGTATGCCGATCTTTTTGCTGATCCGGCTGCCAGTCCACAAAAACAAGCCAAGACCACGTTGCAGGTCGGCTCAGAACGGATCATCAACGCCGAGACGGTCGAACCGGACCGGACGGCAAATAGGAGGCCCACCTACCGGATCGGCTATCGTTTGCAATAGATGCGCTCTCAGAACGTCGAGCTGATCGTCGCCGTACTGCTCGCGCCAGATCGTGCACCACCGCTGCGACTATGGTCTGGCTGTCGTGCCGCAAAAACAGAGAGGGCCTCGAAATTCGAGACCCTCTCTGTATTGTTTTTCCCCCTGTGGGGTGTCCCCTCTGGCCAGGGGTTGTAGCCTTTTGACAGGCTAGCGCGTCAATGACGCGGTGAACAATCTGACAATATTTTGTCAGCAAGAAAAAATTCTGACTTTTTTATCCGGAGTCTGTGAATCCCAACTATAAAGCGCATTGAATGCTATTGATCGTTTGTGGGGCGTATGTTATTTTTGCTATACAAATTGCGAACATTTTTGGCGAAAAAATAGCGACATGCTCTAATAAAATCGGATAGTTGCGTAAATGGGTTCGTTCCCAGTAGCGCGCACCAAATACAGCACATGGGCCGACTGATCTAGTTTCAGTTGGCCTTTTTTGTATCTCTACCGGTTGAAAACTGGACGAAGAACGATATAACAGGTATATAATTTAAGGCCTTATCTTGAGTTTTGCTGGAACTATGAACAGGGTACTTTTGAGTGCATGCCATGTCTGTCAGAGCCGCATACCTTCATAATCAGAAGGGGTTTACCTATCTGATCGCGCTGCTCGCCGTGATGCTGATCGGTATCATGCTTGGTGCTGCCGGTACCAGTTGGAAAAACGTCATGCAGCGTGAGCGCGAAGAAGAACTGCTGTTTCGCGGCATGCAGATTCAGGACGCCATTGGTCGCTGGCATCAGCCGCAAGGAAATGTGCAACAACATGCTGCCACGCCGTTGAATGACCTGAAAGATCTTTTAAGGGACCCTCGTACTCCGGCAACCGTGCGCTACCTGCGAAAGCTGTACCGCGATCCCATCACCAATCAGGACTGGGTTCTGATTGGTGAACCGGCCCGTGGCATCATTGGTGTTGCCAGCAGTAGTACCGAGCGGGTTATCAAGAAGGATAACTTTCCTGATCAGCTACAGGATCTGGTCAACAAAGAACGTTATGATCAGTGGCAGTTTGTCTATAAGCCGAC
Above is a window of Trichlorobacter lovleyi SZ DNA encoding:
- a CDS encoding type II secretion system protein; protein product: MSVRAAYLHNQKGFTYLIALLAVMLIGIMLGAAGTSWKNVMQREREEELLFRGMQIQDAIGRWHQPQGNVQQHAATPLNDLKDLLRDPRTPATVRYLRKLYRDPITNQDWVLIGEPARGIIGVASSSTERVIKKDNFPDQLQDLVNKERYDQWQFVYKPTQKTVQQAVQVSR
- a CDS encoding DUF169 domain-containing protein translates to MIEKSIIEDTNTLLGYLGLDEEPIGVYYADTKPENAFGPKPGPIITRELEEQGQIDMQAVFQKFSCVIGNIWLARKKKGTAYISTEEYGCPGGSFYCSMMKPNLRFIEHYVTTGFEGTPIHGERYLPSPEAMRKFLDTVNPRKAPAKYCLFKPLSLFTGSEVPEFVIFFARPEVLSGLFTHTMFTTGEFDSVVSPFGAGCTNVISWPLHYQERGVEKAVLGGFDPSARKYMKTDELTFTVPWTLYQKMLKAMPESIFSVDGEWKTVRKKINHSAKTWGENH
- a CDS encoding coiled-coil domain-containing protein → MQPELGHVVMIQADQVLTAMLQMGWQVGNKPPGYAAIQARLRQLFGNGGDGNRMRELREAAIRMATGQPASDDDLGHADLPPLPEEIQQELQAMAIAFEEQLTRLDHRLALCLDSALSDIRSEARIKINTVKRDAEERLAVAHEELDQALTDLQVSGATLSALQEELTNTRELAAKTSGRIEAMEHEQSAKTARISSLENELTTAHAEIATSTGRLETLQSDLQTRIKHIEMLDARLADARESATTAISRAQSLENEMKSGAEQVQCLQDELTSNKESSARNSGRLEVLEQELAAKTGRIIDLEATLTEATTAMATATGRAEVLEQELTAARAHTRKGAKP
- a CDS encoding molybdopterin-containing oxidoreductase family protein, yielding MEEIRRSYCGLCHPRCGTLLHMDNNQVVKVTGDPQHPISRGAICERGRFMVEHLYHPQRLNYPLKRIGKKGEGRWQRISWDQALDEVAEKLASLKEKHGAETLAFTHGTKRTYHWDCRRFFNLFGSPNTCGVNTICMCPSYATEYATYGGMVMGSEVMGARCVVLWGNNASNSSPLYLSAHLAKARKNGAKLIVIDPRRIKEAEQADLWLQVRPGTDLALMLGWIRLIIAEELYDREFVANWTVGFDELKAAVEAYTPEKVAEITSVSAELIVQAARMYATTGPAVIPFGFGLDKQGINATQCARARAILRAITGNLEVSGGENFSMTGEVGKIHDWEYLELNDTLPASQRAKQLGAKQYPIFGFPGWERNSAANKKLPEGYVAPPEAWHSNLAHAREVMNAIITGKPYPVTAAITLANNPLLALPNTKRVFKALQALELYVVVDYFMTPSAAMADYVFPAASTVETPELWLTGGFCVACPQAMEPLYERRNSYDFYRGLAMRLGQEQYWPWETVEEVYDHCLEPLGLNFKQLQNQPGIFGAREYRRYEKFGFGTPSGKVELKSSIFEELGKDALPQYREPVWSPKADPTLTEEYPLILITGSRYMPIYHSEHRQIEAARKKMPDPLVSIHPVTAERLGLAEGDWAVISTPLASIRQRVKLSDAMDPAMVDIQHSWWFPERDPKLPELFGVFESNANMLCPDDPEFCSPEIGSWPHSALMCRVEKEKQS
- a CDS encoding recombinase family protein; protein product: MAGKSIGYVRVSTSDQHTDRQLAGLELDRVFTDSASGKNTDRPQLGAMLAYVRDGDVIHVHSLDRLARNLIDLRRVVSDLVERGIAIHFHTENLVFTPDETINPMSTLLLSMLGAVAEFERSLIRERQKEGIAAAKTRGVYRGRRPSLTPDQIAEIKQLASTGVPKAKLARRYDVSRETIYQALKSAL